In Cupriavidus basilensis, the following proteins share a genomic window:
- a CDS encoding C39 family peptidase: MRALFRVTGACMLLAAACSANGQSTMTIDIDGQPMLRKPVKSMLEMRYQNMMRQQLDFSCGAAAVGTLLRYGYGYDLAEPRIVEDMLRISDADTVVKNGFSMLDMRNYVETLGLRGRGFRVDYSALRQLKIPVITLLDVNGYLHFVVVRKAIDGRVFVADPALGNRIIKEEDFAANWNGLVFAIIGRPFDPNSPLLDIAAPALRDRTNAALAGGMVPAALDFGLIRMDYF, encoded by the coding sequence ATGCGCGCGCTATTCCGCGTGACCGGGGCATGCATGCTGCTGGCAGCAGCATGCAGTGCCAATGGTCAGAGCACGATGACGATCGACATCGACGGACAGCCGATGCTCAGGAAGCCCGTCAAGAGCATGCTCGAGATGCGCTACCAGAACATGATGCGCCAGCAGCTTGACTTCAGTTGCGGCGCAGCCGCGGTAGGCACGCTGTTGCGCTACGGCTACGGTTATGACCTGGCGGAGCCCAGGATCGTCGAGGACATGCTGCGCATCTCCGACGCAGACACCGTGGTCAAGAATGGCTTCTCCATGCTCGACATGCGCAACTACGTCGAAACGCTGGGCTTGCGCGGGCGGGGGTTCCGCGTGGACTACAGTGCCCTGCGGCAACTCAAGATCCCGGTCATCACCTTACTCGACGTCAACGGCTACCTGCATTTCGTGGTGGTGCGCAAGGCCATCGACGGGCGCGTGTTCGTAGCCGATCCGGCACTGGGCAACCGCATCATCAAGGAGGAGGATTTCGCGGCGAACTGGAACGGGCTGGTGTTCGCCATCATCGGCCGGCCGTTCGATCCGAACTCGCCGCTGCTCGATATCGCCGCGCCCGCCTTGCGCGACCGGACCAACGCCGCGCTGGCCGGGGGCATGGTGCCCGCGGCGCTCGACTTTGGCCTGATACGGATGGACTATTTCTGA